In Arsenicicoccus sp. oral taxon 190, the following are encoded in one genomic region:
- a CDS encoding dienelactone hydrolase family protein — MATVALYPSVLGVRAGVFDFADRLRAAGHDVRIIDYADGRVFDDYDSATAEADQHDRQTVLAHALKLSKDGVPTGMVVAGFSMGAAMAEHVALKMQARAAVLVGGAAPMTAWGDGTTWPADCPVQVHRKEDDDFLDEEEAQEAIGSLRAGGATVDDFVYPGAGHLFNDKDLTDEYDAAATDLMMDRVLELLETVD; from the coding sequence ATGGCCACCGTCGCTCTGTACCCCAGCGTCCTCGGCGTCCGCGCCGGCGTCTTCGACTTCGCCGACCGGCTCCGCGCCGCGGGGCACGACGTGCGCATCATCGACTACGCCGACGGGCGGGTCTTCGACGACTACGACTCGGCGACGGCCGAGGCGGACCAGCACGACCGGCAGACGGTGCTGGCGCACGCCCTCAAGCTCAGCAAGGACGGCGTGCCGACCGGCATGGTCGTGGCGGGCTTCTCGATGGGCGCGGCGATGGCCGAGCACGTGGCACTGAAGATGCAGGCCCGGGCGGCCGTCCTCGTCGGTGGTGCCGCCCCCATGACGGCGTGGGGCGACGGCACGACCTGGCCCGCCGACTGCCCGGTCCAGGTGCACCGCAAGGAGGACGACGACTTCCTCGACGAGGAGGAGGCGCAGGAGGCCATCGGCTCGCTGCGCGCGGGCGGCGCGACCGTCGACGACTTCGTCTACCCGGGAGCCGGTCACCTCTTCAACGACAAGGACCTCACCGACGAGTATGACGCCGCCGCCACCGACCTCATGATGGACCGGGTCCTGGAGCTGCTGGAGACCGTCGACTGA
- a CDS encoding GNAT family N-acetyltransferase → MPHHATTVRTTTDPREFLRDIAPLVREEPVIHSLPASVARRAEHDPAAGQDARWYSLWREGRVVGAAMHTPPHPPHLAFASPLLAVALAREITRSGRRPDGVGGLRDGAMAFSDWWCVQHGLDADVVMDLGMYDLPAAPRLPWPVAGELRVALAEDLELVRRWLDAFHAEAAPHSPPPPDPSRHVLDGRTALWVSGGAPVAMCWASAPEGGVTRISAVYTPPEHRGHGYASAVVAGWSAEQQARGRRCMLFTDLANPTSNGIYQALGYRRIGDSVTLRFGPQQSG, encoded by the coding sequence ATGCCGCACCACGCCACCACGGTCCGCACCACCACCGACCCGCGGGAGTTCCTGCGGGACATCGCCCCGCTCGTCCGCGAGGAGCCGGTGATCCACTCGCTCCCGGCCTCCGTGGCCCGGCGCGCGGAGCACGACCCGGCTGCGGGGCAGGACGCCCGGTGGTACTCCCTGTGGCGCGAGGGCCGCGTGGTCGGGGCGGCGATGCACACCCCGCCCCACCCTCCCCACCTGGCGTTCGCGTCACCGCTGCTGGCCGTCGCCCTGGCCCGGGAGATCACCCGCAGCGGTCGCCGCCCGGACGGGGTGGGCGGGCTGCGCGACGGGGCGATGGCGTTCAGCGACTGGTGGTGCGTGCAGCACGGTCTGGACGCGGACGTCGTCATGGACCTCGGCATGTACGACCTTCCCGCCGCACCGCGACTTCCCTGGCCCGTCGCGGGCGAGCTGCGGGTGGCGCTCGCCGAGGACCTCGAGCTGGTGCGGCGGTGGCTCGACGCCTTCCACGCGGAGGCGGCCCCGCACTCGCCGCCGCCGCCGGACCCCTCCCGCCACGTGCTCGACGGTCGGACCGCGCTGTGGGTCTCGGGCGGTGCGCCGGTCGCGATGTGCTGGGCCAGCGCCCCCGAGGGTGGCGTGACCCGGATCAGCGCGGTCTACACCCCGCCCGAGCACCGGGGCCACGGCTACGCGAGCGCGGTGGTCGCGGGCTGGTCCGCCGAGCAGCAGGCACGCGGCCGGCGGTGCATGCTGTTCACCGACCTGGCCAACCCGACGAGCAACGGCATCTACCAGGCCCTGGGTTACCGCCGGATCGGGGACAGCGTCACGCTGCGGTTCGGTCCGCAGCAGTCGGGCTGA
- a CDS encoding LysR family transcriptional regulator, giving the protein MTGGVMPDLRTLALLVAVGDEGSLGAGARAIGMAQPNASRLVARLERDLQQRVLVRRPHGAELTPTGLMLVEHARGILAATGRLEEAIAALQADTIPELRIAASLTVAEHLAPGWLSELRRHHPRLLAGMTVANSTVVVDQVRRGVVELGFVEGPDAPTGLRSAVVARDELALVVGTDHPWMDRRSPVTATELAATPLVTREPGSGTRDALDAALAPLLPSRPALELSSNAAVRAAAITGTAPAVLSRLAVADAVADGHLAIVPVTGFRLERRLRAVCRSGPLRGPAADLVAIAARTGRAALP; this is encoded by the coding sequence ATGACTGGCGGCGTGATGCCCGACCTGCGGACCCTGGCCCTGCTCGTCGCCGTCGGCGACGAGGGCAGCCTCGGCGCGGGCGCCCGGGCGATCGGGATGGCCCAGCCCAACGCCTCGCGCCTCGTGGCCCGGCTCGAGCGGGACCTGCAGCAGCGTGTCCTGGTGCGGAGGCCGCACGGCGCCGAGCTGACGCCCACCGGGCTCATGCTCGTCGAGCATGCCCGCGGCATCCTGGCGGCGACCGGTCGCCTCGAGGAGGCCATCGCGGCCCTGCAGGCCGACACCATCCCCGAGCTGCGGATCGCCGCGTCCCTCACGGTCGCCGAGCACCTGGCCCCCGGGTGGCTCAGCGAGCTCCGCCGCCACCACCCGCGGCTGCTCGCGGGGATGACCGTCGCCAACTCCACCGTCGTCGTGGACCAGGTGCGGCGCGGGGTGGTCGAGCTCGGGTTCGTCGAAGGACCGGACGCACCCACCGGCCTGCGCAGCGCGGTGGTCGCCCGGGACGAGCTGGCCCTCGTGGTCGGGACCGACCACCCGTGGATGGACCGCCGCTCCCCCGTCACCGCGACCGAGCTGGCCGCGACCCCGCTGGTCACCCGCGAGCCCGGGTCCGGCACCCGCGACGCGCTCGACGCGGCGCTGGCCCCGCTGCTGCCCAGCCGGCCCGCGCTGGAGCTGTCCAGCAACGCCGCCGTCCGGGCTGCCGCCATCACCGGGACCGCCCCCGCGGTCCTCAGCCGGCTCGCCGTGGCCGACGCGGTCGCGGACGGTCACCTCGCGATCGTGCCGGTGACCGGCTTCCGCCTCGAGCGCCGCCTCCGGGCCGTATGCCGGTCCGGACCGCTGCGCGGCCCGGCCGCCGACCTCGTCGCCATCGCCGCCCGCACCGGGCGCGCCGCGCTGCCCTGA
- a CDS encoding GNAT family N-acetyltransferase — translation MRGTAKGITVARTTVAEDFRQVSGPRIAAAPVIHSVIATTLAHAIEAPHDYPDAQWYWARRDGRVIALAMHTPPRPFHVATVDQHAARAFARRSLADQLPISRVGGLVPGALAFAETLAFEQGTRIWVVRREGMHDLPRPPRHPRGVQGALRPATTEDLTLLQAWAEAYLEETRTEAPPRFPLQQWVARGGMQLWEVDGQAVSMAHASRPHGGVSRISWVYTPPEHRGHGYAAATVAAVSGRQRSSGARCLLYTDLDHPESSQLYQRVGYRKVGDSCVLALEPLR, via the coding sequence ATGCGCGGGACGGCGAAGGGCATCACGGTGGCCCGCACCACGGTGGCCGAGGACTTCCGCCAGGTGTCGGGCCCGCGCATCGCGGCCGCCCCGGTGATCCACTCGGTGATCGCGACCACGCTGGCGCACGCCATCGAGGCCCCGCACGACTACCCCGATGCGCAGTGGTACTGGGCCCGCCGCGACGGCCGGGTGATCGCCCTCGCGATGCACACGCCGCCGCGCCCCTTCCACGTCGCGACGGTCGACCAGCACGCGGCGCGGGCCTTCGCCCGGCGCTCGCTCGCGGACCAGCTGCCCATCTCCCGCGTCGGCGGCCTGGTGCCCGGGGCGCTGGCCTTCGCCGAGACGCTCGCCTTCGAGCAGGGCACCCGGATCTGGGTGGTGCGCCGCGAGGGCATGCACGACCTCCCTCGCCCGCCGCGCCACCCCCGCGGGGTCCAGGGGGCGCTGCGACCCGCCACGACCGAGGACCTGACGCTGCTGCAGGCCTGGGCCGAGGCCTACCTGGAGGAGACCCGGACCGAGGCTCCGCCGCGATTTCCGTTGCAGCAGTGGGTTGCTCGCGGCGGCATGCAGCTGTGGGAGGTCGACGGCCAGGCCGTCTCCATGGCCCACGCGTCGCGGCCGCACGGCGGCGTGTCCCGCATCTCCTGGGTCTACACCCCGCCCGAGCACCGCGGCCACGGGTATGCCGCAGCCACCGTGGCCGCCGTCAGCGGGCGGCAACGCTCGTCGGGGGCCCGTTGCCTGCTCTACACCGACCTGGACCACCCGGAGTCGTCCCAGCTCTACCAGCGCGTCGGCTACCGCAAGGTCGGCGACTCCTGCGTCCTGGCGCTCGAGCCGCTGCGCTGA
- a CDS encoding YeiH family protein, which translates to MTSPATVSPAPPTPARMAPGLTLCGVGVAVALAVNHWLPTVSPLLVAIVLGAVLANAVALPARVQPGLAVAAKRLLRAGIVLLGLQVMLRDILGLGAAMIAVVVAVVTLGILGTLVVGRLLGVGPGLRLLVACGFSICGAAAVAAVDGVVDAEEEDVATAVALVVLFGTMMIPVVPLLVSAMGLGAHAGGLWAGGSVHEVAQVVAAGGAIGGGALTVAVIVKLARVLMLAPVMAVISWRRRRALQSEGSGGTLPPLVPLFVVGFLVMVLARSFLPLPEPVLGAGRLVQTVLLTAAMFALGCGVHRSILRRVGLAPFALATVSTTIVAVVALVGVTLAG; encoded by the coding sequence GTGACGAGCCCTGCGACCGTGTCCCCAGCGCCCCCGACCCCTGCCCGTATGGCGCCGGGGTTGACGCTCTGCGGGGTCGGTGTCGCGGTCGCGCTGGCCGTCAACCACTGGCTGCCCACGGTGTCGCCGCTGCTCGTGGCGATCGTCCTCGGCGCGGTGCTCGCCAACGCCGTCGCGCTGCCCGCGCGGGTGCAGCCCGGCCTCGCCGTCGCCGCCAAGAGGCTGCTCCGGGCCGGCATCGTGCTGCTGGGGCTCCAGGTCATGCTGCGCGACATCCTCGGGCTGGGCGCCGCCATGATCGCGGTGGTCGTCGCGGTCGTGACCCTCGGGATCCTCGGGACGCTCGTGGTGGGGCGGCTGCTGGGCGTCGGCCCGGGGCTGCGGCTGCTGGTGGCCTGCGGCTTCTCGATCTGCGGGGCCGCCGCCGTGGCCGCCGTCGACGGGGTCGTCGACGCCGAGGAGGAGGACGTCGCCACCGCCGTGGCGCTGGTCGTGCTCTTCGGGACGATGATGATCCCCGTCGTGCCCCTGCTCGTGTCGGCGATGGGGCTCGGGGCGCACGCCGGCGGGCTCTGGGCGGGCGGCTCGGTCCACGAGGTGGCCCAGGTCGTGGCGGCCGGAGGGGCCATCGGCGGCGGCGCCCTCACCGTCGCGGTGATCGTCAAGCTCGCCCGCGTCCTCATGCTCGCCCCCGTCATGGCGGTGATCTCCTGGCGGCGGCGCCGCGCGCTGCAGAGCGAGGGGTCGGGCGGGACGCTGCCGCCGCTGGTGCCGCTCTTCGTCGTCGGCTTCCTGGTGATGGTGCTGGCCCGGTCCTTCCTGCCGCTGCCCGAGCCCGTGCTCGGCGCCGGCAGGCTGGTGCAGACGGTGCTGCTGACGGCCGCGATGTTCGCCCTCGGGTGCGGGGTGCACCGCAGCATCCTGCGCCGGGTCGGGCTCGCGCCCTTCGCCCTCGCCACGGTGTCTACCACCATCGTGGCGGTGGTGGCGCTGGTCGGCGTGACCCTGGCCGGCTGA
- the trmB gene encoding tRNA (guanosine(46)-N7)-methyltransferase TrmB, which yields MTEPLPEERAYTVGLAEPLPHKGARRIVSFARTDARLQDKDARALERYGDAYLLDVPRDAARTDVDPAARLAPAAVWGRVAPLIVEVGAGSGDATVAGATAYPDHDLLSLEVYRPGLYDMLRKVGSRGLANVRLLEADAVPVFETLLAPGSVREVWTFFPDPWPKTRHHKRRIVQPAFASLVARVLEPGGVWRLATDWSDYAQAMREMLDAHPDLEGGEDARFAVRPMTRFERRGIAAGRSIHDLTYRRR from the coding sequence GTGACCGAGCCCCTCCCCGAGGAGCGCGCCTACACCGTCGGTCTCGCGGAGCCGTTGCCCCACAAGGGCGCTCGCCGCATCGTGAGCTTCGCCCGCACGGACGCCCGGCTGCAGGACAAGGACGCTCGCGCGCTCGAGCGGTATGGCGACGCCTACCTGCTCGACGTCCCCCGCGACGCGGCGCGCACCGACGTCGACCCGGCCGCCCGCCTCGCCCCGGCCGCCGTCTGGGGCCGGGTCGCGCCGCTGATCGTGGAGGTCGGTGCCGGGTCGGGGGACGCGACGGTGGCCGGGGCGACGGCATACCCCGATCACGACCTGCTGTCCCTGGAGGTCTACCGACCGGGGCTCTACGACATGCTCCGCAAGGTGGGGTCGCGCGGGCTCGCCAACGTGCGGCTCCTGGAGGCCGACGCGGTGCCCGTCTTCGAGACGCTGCTGGCGCCCGGCTCGGTGCGCGAGGTCTGGACCTTCTTCCCGGACCCCTGGCCCAAGACCCGGCACCACAAGAGGCGGATCGTGCAGCCGGCGTTCGCGTCGCTGGTGGCGCGGGTCCTTGAGCCGGGCGGCGTCTGGCGCCTCGCGACGGACTGGTCGGACTACGCGCAGGCGATGCGCGAGATGCTCGACGCCCACCCCGACCTCGAGGGGGGCGAGGACGCGCGGTTCGCGGTGCGGCCGATGACGCGCTTCGAGAGGCGGGGGATCGCAGCGGGCCGGTCGATCCACGACCTCACCTACCGCCGGCGCTGA
- the lepA gene encoding translation elongation factor 4: MATTALKPHATPPEQIRNFCIIAHIDHGKSTLADRMLQKTGVVEERAMRAQYLDRMDIERERGITIKSQAVRMPWELDGQTYCLNMIDTPGHVDFTYEVSRSLAACEGAVLLVDAAQGIEAQTLANLYLAMENDLTIIPVLNKIDLPAAQPEKYAAELAGLIGCDESDVLKVSGKTGVGVEDLLDEIVRQLPAPTGEADKPARAMIFDSVYDTYRGVVTYVRVIDGNLSPRERIQMMSTRATHELLEIGVISPEPMPSQGLGVGEVGYLITGVKDVRQSRVGDTITNQAKPAAEALGGYRDPRPMVFSGLYPIDGTDYPLLRDALDKLKLNDAALVYEPETSAALGFGFRVGFLGMLHLEIVRERLEREFGLDLISTLPNVEYEVTMDDGRLVEVTNPSEFPDGKIADVREPVVRATILAPSDFIGAIMELCQAKRGTLRGMDYLSEERVEMRYTLPLAEIVFDFFDQLKSRTRGYASLDYEPDGDQLADLVKVDILLQGEQVDAFSSIVHKDNAYSYGVMMAGKLRELIPRQQFEVPIQAAIGSRVIARETIRAIRKDVLAKCYGGDISRKRKLLEKQKEGKKRMKMVGRVEVPQEAFIAALSNDGGGDGKAKGKK, from the coding sequence ATGGCCACCACCGCGTTGAAGCCCCACGCGACGCCACCGGAGCAGATCCGCAACTTCTGCATCATCGCCCACATCGACCACGGCAAGTCGACGCTGGCCGACCGGATGCTCCAGAAGACCGGCGTGGTCGAGGAGCGGGCGATGCGGGCGCAGTACCTCGACCGGATGGACATCGAGCGCGAGCGCGGCATCACCATCAAGTCGCAGGCCGTCCGGATGCCCTGGGAGCTCGACGGTCAGACCTACTGCCTCAACATGATCGACACCCCGGGACACGTCGACTTCACCTACGAGGTGAGCCGCAGCCTCGCGGCGTGCGAGGGGGCTGTGCTCCTCGTCGACGCGGCGCAGGGGATCGAGGCGCAGACCCTCGCCAACCTCTACCTGGCGATGGAGAACGACCTCACGATCATCCCGGTGCTCAACAAGATCGACCTGCCGGCCGCGCAGCCCGAGAAGTATGCCGCCGAGCTCGCCGGCCTGATCGGGTGCGACGAGTCCGACGTGCTGAAGGTGTCCGGCAAGACCGGCGTCGGCGTCGAGGACCTGCTCGACGAGATCGTCCGGCAGCTGCCGGCCCCGACCGGTGAGGCCGACAAGCCCGCCCGCGCCATGATCTTCGACTCCGTCTACGACACCTACCGCGGCGTGGTGACCTATGTCCGCGTCATCGACGGCAACCTCAGCCCGCGCGAGCGGATCCAGATGATGTCCACCCGGGCCACCCACGAGCTGCTGGAGATCGGCGTCATCTCGCCGGAGCCGATGCCCTCGCAGGGGCTCGGCGTCGGCGAGGTCGGCTACCTCATCACCGGCGTCAAGGACGTGCGGCAGTCCCGCGTCGGCGACACGATCACCAACCAGGCCAAGCCCGCGGCCGAGGCGCTCGGCGGCTACCGCGACCCGCGGCCCATGGTCTTCTCGGGGCTCTACCCGATCGACGGCACCGACTACCCGCTGCTGCGCGACGCGCTGGACAAGCTCAAGCTCAACGACGCCGCGCTGGTCTACGAGCCGGAGACGTCGGCGGCCCTGGGCTTCGGCTTCCGCGTCGGCTTCCTCGGGATGCTGCACCTGGAGATCGTGCGGGAGCGCCTCGAGCGGGAGTTCGGCCTCGACCTCATCTCGACGCTGCCCAACGTGGAGTACGAGGTCACCATGGACGACGGCAGGCTCGTCGAGGTGACCAACCCCAGCGAGTTCCCCGACGGCAAGATCGCCGACGTGCGCGAGCCCGTGGTCCGCGCCACGATCCTGGCCCCCAGCGACTTCATCGGCGCGATCATGGAGCTGTGCCAGGCCAAGCGCGGCACCCTGCGCGGGATGGACTACCTGTCCGAGGAGCGCGTGGAGATGCGCTACACGCTGCCGCTCGCGGAGATCGTCTTCGACTTCTTCGACCAGCTGAAGTCCCGGACCCGCGGCTACGCCTCCCTGGACTACGAGCCCGACGGCGACCAGCTCGCCGACCTGGTCAAGGTCGACATCCTCCTGCAGGGCGAGCAGGTCGACGCGTTCAGCTCGATCGTGCACAAGGACAACGCCTACTCCTACGGCGTCATGATGGCCGGCAAGCTGCGCGAGCTCATCCCGCGGCAGCAGTTCGAGGTGCCGATCCAGGCGGCCATCGGCTCGCGCGTCATCGCCCGCGAGACCATCCGCGCGATCCGCAAGGACGTCCTCGCCAAGTGCTACGGCGGCGACATCAGCCGCAAGCGCAAGCTGCTCGAGAAGCAGAAGGAGGGCAAGAAGCGGATGAAGATGGTCGGTCGCGTCGAGGTGCCCCAGGAGGCCTTCATCGCCGCGCTGTCCAACGACGGCGGCGGGGACGGCAAGGCGAAGGGCAAGAAGTGA
- the rpsT gene encoding 30S ribosomal protein S20 has translation MANIKSQIKRIKTNNARTERNKAYKSELRTYVRKFRAAVEAGNTEETTSALREASRKLDKAVSKGVIHKNQAANKKSAMAKAAGKLG, from the coding sequence GTGGCAAACATCAAGTCCCAGATCAAGCGGATCAAGACCAACAACGCCCGGACCGAGCGCAACAAGGCGTACAAGTCCGAGCTGCGTACCTACGTCCGCAAGTTCCGCGCTGCGGTCGAGGCCGGCAACACCGAGGAGACCACCTCCGCCCTGCGCGAGGCCTCCCGCAAGTTGGACAAGGCCGTCAGCAAGGGCGTCATCCACAAGAACCAGGCGGCCAACAAGAAGTCGGCCATGGCGAAGGCTGCCGGCAAGCTCGGCTGA
- a CDS encoding MFS transporter: MPPDDPLAAPPQEAPRRHAGPAILALAVGGFAIGTTEFASMGMLPEIAHGVGVDIPTAGHLVSAYALGVVVGAPTLAVLASRLPRRRVLVALMAVFAVAHLASLLVTSYGPLMLLRFLAGLPHGAYFGIASLVAASLVDDRRRTQAVSHVLMGLTVANIVGVPAATWLGQVLGWQQAYAVVGVLGLLTMAAVSTLVPHQPGNPGASVRRELSTLRRPQVWLALAIGTVGFGGMFSTYAYISPTLQTLGGWSAGAVPWILALYGTGSTTGAALAGRVARHGILRGIAVLLVLIGALLAVYALLLPYAVVGLAATFVLGMLPSMLVPLLQTRLMDVAHEGQSLAAALNHSTLNVANALGAWLGSLVLAAGWGYAWPSRVGVVLAVLGLAVTAWSALLQRRAA, from the coding sequence ATGCCGCCCGACGACCCCCTCGCCGCGCCCCCGCAGGAGGCGCCGCGCCGTCACGCGGGCCCGGCGATCCTCGCCCTCGCCGTGGGTGGGTTCGCCATCGGGACGACGGAGTTCGCGTCGATGGGGATGCTGCCCGAGATCGCCCACGGCGTCGGTGTCGACATCCCGACGGCCGGGCACCTGGTGTCGGCCTACGCGCTGGGTGTGGTGGTGGGCGCGCCGACCCTGGCGGTCCTGGCGTCGCGGCTGCCGCGCCGGCGGGTGCTCGTGGCGCTGATGGCGGTCTTCGCCGTGGCCCACCTGGCGAGCCTGCTGGTGACGAGCTACGGGCCGCTGATGCTCCTGCGCTTCCTCGCGGGGCTGCCCCACGGCGCCTACTTCGGGATCGCGTCGCTGGTCGCCGCGTCGCTCGTGGACGACCGGCGCCGCACGCAGGCCGTCTCCCACGTCCTCATGGGGCTGACCGTCGCCAACATCGTCGGGGTCCCCGCGGCGACCTGGCTCGGCCAGGTGCTGGGCTGGCAGCAGGCCTACGCCGTCGTGGGGGTCCTCGGCCTGCTCACCATGGCCGCGGTGTCGACCCTGGTGCCGCACCAGCCGGGCAACCCCGGGGCATCGGTGCGCCGCGAGCTGTCGACGCTGCGCCGGCCGCAGGTGTGGCTGGCCCTGGCCATCGGGACGGTCGGGTTCGGCGGGATGTTCTCGACCTACGCCTACATCTCACCGACGCTGCAGACGCTCGGCGGGTGGTCGGCCGGGGCGGTCCCGTGGATCCTGGCGCTCTACGGCACCGGGTCGACGACGGGCGCCGCGCTCGCGGGGCGGGTGGCGCGGCACGGCATCCTGCGCGGCATCGCGGTGCTGCTGGTGCTGATCGGGGCGCTGCTCGCCGTCTACGCCCTGCTGCTGCCGTATGCCGTGGTCGGCCTCGCCGCGACCTTCGTCCTCGGGATGCTCCCCAGCATGCTCGTCCCGCTGCTGCAGACCCGCCTGATGGACGTCGCCCACGAGGGGCAGTCGTTGGCCGCCGCGCTCAACCACTCCACGCTCAACGTCGCCAACGCGCTCGGCGCGTGGCTCGGGTCGCTGGTCCTGGCGGCGGGCTGGGGCTATGCCTGGCCCAGCCGGGTGGGGGTGGTGCTGGCCGTCCTGGGCCTGGCCGTCACCGCGTGGAGCGCCCTGCTCCAGCGCCGAGCCGCCTGA
- the holA gene encoding DNA polymerase III subunit delta produces MTAPPASRIPPLVLVTGPEGVLADRALRSTVAEIKGLHPDLETVTLQGSGYDGGEIALHASPSLFGNARTIVVRDLDEATDELQADLLTYLGGPPADDVWLVVLHKSGNRGKKVLDTIKKAGARVIDCPAIKTDADKSSFVTQEFRAARRKITPDAVRALVEAVGKDVRELESACSQLVRDTTGTVDEAVVSTYYAGRVEATGFRVADAAIAGNASEALRLLRHAIAGGDNPVPIVAVLAMKLRQLVKVGAAGRGPSGQLAKSLGMAPWQVDKARRELGGWEAEALGRCIQAVAQADFDVKGGGRDPVYAVERAILTIARERRGG; encoded by the coding sequence ATCAAGGGCCTGCACCCCGACCTCGAGACGGTGACCCTGCAGGGCAGCGGCTACGACGGCGGCGAGATCGCCCTGCACGCCAGCCCCAGCCTCTTCGGCAACGCCAGGACCATCGTCGTGCGCGACCTCGACGAGGCGACCGACGAGCTGCAGGCCGACCTGCTCACCTACCTCGGCGGCCCCCCGGCGGACGACGTCTGGCTGGTCGTCCTGCACAAGAGCGGCAACCGCGGCAAGAAGGTGCTCGACACGATCAAGAAGGCCGGCGCCCGCGTCATCGACTGCCCCGCCATCAAGACCGACGCCGACAAGTCGTCCTTCGTCACCCAGGAGTTCCGCGCGGCCCGGCGCAAGATCACCCCCGACGCGGTCCGCGCGCTGGTGGAGGCCGTCGGCAAGGACGTGCGCGAGCTCGAGTCGGCGTGCTCCCAGCTGGTCCGGGACACGACCGGCACCGTGGACGAGGCGGTCGTGTCCACCTACTACGCGGGCCGGGTCGAGGCGACCGGGTTCCGGGTGGCCGACGCCGCCATCGCGGGCAACGCCTCCGAGGCGCTGCGGCTGCTGCGCCACGCCATCGCGGGCGGCGACAACCCCGTGCCCATCGTCGCGGTCCTCGCCATGAAGCTGCGCCAGCTCGTCAAGGTCGGTGCCGCCGGGCGGGGGCCGTCCGGGCAGCTCGCCAAGTCCCTGGGCATGGCGCCCTGGCAGGTCGACAAGGCGCGCCGGGAGCTGGGCGGCTGGGAGGCCGAGGCGCTCGGCCGGTGCATCCAGGCCGTGGCGCAGGCCGACTTCGACGTCAAGGGTGGTGGCCGGGACCCGGTCTACGCCGTCGAGCGCGCCATCCTCACCATCGCGCGCGAGCGCCGCGGCGGCTGA
- a CDS encoding type II toxin-antitoxin system PemK/MazF family toxin: MASLGRRLVRALTGIVVDAARRAGDEQRGRTDRRRPSPQRAPEPATRAYAGDYTGLPELTYAPVDDDLPDPGEVVWAWVPYEEDHSRGKDRPVLVVGRHREHLLALPMTSKDHDRDAEQEASQGRHWCDIGSGAWDARGRPSEVRVDRVLQLDPGTVRRIGATLPPETFALVAQAVRARRA, from the coding sequence ATGGCATCACTCGGCAGGAGGCTCGTCCGCGCGCTCACGGGCATCGTCGTCGATGCGGCCCGCCGCGCCGGCGACGAGCAGCGCGGTCGGACGGACCGGCGACGCCCCTCCCCCCAGCGAGCACCCGAGCCGGCGACGCGCGCGTATGCCGGGGACTACACCGGGCTGCCGGAGCTGACCTACGCCCCGGTCGACGACGACCTGCCCGACCCGGGCGAGGTGGTGTGGGCGTGGGTGCCCTACGAGGAGGACCACAGCCGGGGCAAGGACCGCCCGGTGCTGGTCGTCGGGCGCCACCGCGAGCACCTGCTGGCGCTGCCGATGACCAGCAAGGACCACGACCGCGACGCCGAGCAGGAGGCGTCGCAGGGGCGCCACTGGTGCGACATCGGCTCGGGCGCCTGGGACGCGCGCGGTCGCCCGAGCGAGGTGCGCGTCGACCGGGTGCTGCAGCTGGACCCGGGGACCGTGCGTCGGATCGGTGCGACGCTGCCGCCCGAGACGTTCGCGCTGGTGGCGCAGGCCGTGCGCGCGCGGCGCGCCTGA